The Deltaproteobacteria bacterium genome contains the following window.
GCCCGATCATGACCGTCTTGGGTATCTCCATTAGGCACACATCCCCCTTTTTATCGCATCTCGGGGCGAACGGGCACCCGATCCCGCGATTTGGCTCGTGTTCCTCTTCGGCCGCAGACTCATATCCCCGGACCTGGATCTCTGGCCTGTCGCGCACGGAGGGATCTGGCACAGGGACGGCGTTGAAAAGGAAGCGCGTGTAGGGATGATGGACCTCCGCCGAGAACGTGGAGGTGCAGGGGTCCAGGGCAGGGAAGACCTCGACGATCCGCCCCTGATACATGACCGCGACCCGGTGACTCATGAACCGGACCAGGGGAAGGTCGTGCGAGATGAAGAGATAGGAGAGCCGGTGGCGCTCGTGAAGGTCCAGGAAGAGGTTCACGATCTGGGCCTGGATAGAGACATCCAGGGCGGAGGTGGGTTCGTCTGCCACTACAAGGGCCGGACAGGTGGCAAGTGCCCGTGCAAGCCCGATCCTCTGGCGCTGCCCCCCGCTGAACTCGTGGGGATAGCGATCCAGGGCCTTTGCGTCGATTCCTACCTCGGCGAAGAGCCCTTTCACCCGTTCCCGCTCCTCAGCCGGGGAGCAGAGCCCATGGATCCGCAAAGGCTCACGAACGGTCTGGAACACGGTCTTTTTTGGATTGAGAGAGGAAAATGGGTCTTGGAAGACCATCTGGACCTCCCGGCGAAATGCAAAGGCATCCTTTCCCTTGATCCTCCCGAGCTCCCGGCCCTGGTAAGAGACAGTGCCCCGGGTCGGAGGCTCCAGGCCTAGGGCGAGGCGGGCGATCGTGGACTTTCCGCACCCGCTCTCTCCCACGAGCCCGAGGATCTCCCCGGAACGGATCCGGATATCCACGCCGTCCACTGCCCGAACAATCCTGTGCCGAAGGTCGAAAAAACCCCGTCTTGCCCGGTACTCTTTGGAAACGTCGCGAAACTCCAGAAGCGGGGCGTCCATACTCATTCGAAAAGGGGCCTGCCCGTCATCTCCGCGGGTATGGGAAGGCCCATAACCTCGAGCAGCGTCGGGGCCACGTCCGCCAGGATACCGCGTCTGAGCGTCGCGGTCTTCCTGAGGTCGTCCACAAAGTAGAGCGGGACCGGGTTTGTTGTGTGGGCGGTGGCAGGCCCCCCGTCAGGTGCGATCATGACCTCGGCGTTTCCATGGTCAGCGGTGACAAGGGCCGCCCCGCCCCTTTTTCTCCAGGCCTCCACAACCCGCCCTACGCAGGTATCCACGGCCTCGCAGGCCGCTATGGCAGCCTTCAGGACACCTGTATGGCCGACCATGTCCCCATTGGCGAAATTGACCACAATAAGGGCGTCCTGTGCCGTCTCTATCCTTTTGACAAGGGCGTCAGCCACCTGAAACGCGCTCATCTCGGGCTTGAGGTCATAGGTCGGGACATCTCGAGGCGAAGGGACGAGGAGCCTGTCTTCCCCTGGAAAGGGGGTTTCCTCTCCGCCGTTGAAAAAATAGGTCACGTGTGCGTACTTTTCCGTCTCTGCGATGCGGAACTGGCCGAGTCCTGCAAGACTCACGACCTCGCCGAGGATCTTTTCGAGGCGCTGGGGCGGAAAGGCGACAGGGAGATCGAACGTCTCGTCGTATTGGGTCATGGTGACAAAGGTCGCAAGACCAGGCCTTTTGCCGGTTTCGAACCTGCTAAACGCCGGTTCCGTAAAGGCCCGGGTGAGTTGCCGCGCCCTGTCCGCCCGGAAGTTGAAAAAGATCACTGCGTCTCCGTCATGAATGCGAGGAAGCACGTCCCCGCTTTCGCCAACCATTACGACGGGTTTTACGAATTCGTCCGTCTCACCCCGTTCGTAGGCGTTTTCTACGGCGCGTATCGGGTCCTGTTCCCGGATCCCCTCCCCACGGACAAGGGCCTCATAGGCGATTTGCACCCGATCCCATCGCTTGTCCCGGTCCATGGCATAATACCGCCCGAGGATGCTGGCGATCTTCCCGCATTTCAGGCGGTTCATCTCATCCTGCACCTGGGCCAGGTACCGGACCCCGCTCGTGGGAAGGGTGTCCCGGCCGTCGAGGAAGGCATGCAGATAGACATTTTCAACGCCAAGATCCCGGGCCAGACGGAGAAGGGCGAAGAGATGGCCGAGCTGGCTGTGCACACCGCCGTCTGAGACGAGGCCGAGGAGATGGAGCGAACGCCCGCTTCCCAAGACCGATTCCATGGCCTTTCGAAGCACGGAATTTTCCTGAAACGTCCCATCCCGGATGGCCTTATCGATCCTCGTGAGCTCCTGATAGACTATCCGCCCTGCACCCAGGTTCAGATGGCCCACCTCCGAGTTTCCCATCTGGCCCTCGGGCAGCCCCACCGATTCACCTGACGCCTTGAGCAGAGTGAAGGGGTAGTCCTTCTGAATACGATCGAGGAAAGGGGTGCGGGCGAGGCGGATGGCGCTTCCTTCCGTCTCTTCACGCCAGCCCCAGCCATCCATGATGACGAGCATCGCAGGCCTTACCTGTGACGAATTTTTCATGTCACCTCACATCCTGCATGCAGGAGAGCAGATTTCTCTGTAACTGGGGAGCCTATCAACAAAATCATTGGCCCAGAAATGATATGGATATCTTCGCTTAATCTGCCCAAATTGTCCATGATCGTGACGATGTGACATCGTTCGGCACCACGCAGGCATCTACCTGTCATCTGCGTATAGCGAACCGGTCTGAAAATCATAAGGGCCCACCTCGATAACGTTTTCGAGGGCAGGAAATCATTCTTGGTCCCGGAGATTATGGCCCCGGCGTATCTTTCAGCCATCCCTTATGAATCATGGGAAGGCCGGCTTTATCTGCATACGGACCTTCTGGCCGAGCGGACCGTCCGCTGCAACCGGTTGTTGGACGCCCTCTCACGCCACCGCCCATTCGGCCGACAGGACTTCGGCTTGCACCAGCACCGTCTGGGTCGCCTTCTCCTGCTTGTCCGGCGGGTAGCCGTGCTTGCGCAGGACGCGCTTGACGAGCACGCGCAGTTGCGCCCGCACATTCTCGCGCAGCGTCCAATCAATCGTCACGTTGTTGCGGACCGTCTCCACCAGCTTGCGCGCGATCGCGCGGAGCGTCTCGTCGCCGAGCACCTTGACTGCGCTGTCGTTGGTCTGAAGCGCGTCGTAGAACGCCAGCTCGTCCTCAGTGAGCCCAAGCGCTTCTCCCCGGGCATCCGCCTCCCGCATGTCCTTCGCGAGCTGGACCAGTTCTTCGATCACCTGCGCCGCCTCGATCGCGCGGTTCTGGTAGCGCCGGATGGTCTCCTCCAGGAGGTCCACGACACCCTTCGGGGCCACGGCGCGCGAGATGATCTGCCTCACGGCGTGGTCGAGATCCTCCTCGGGGCGGGCCTCCCCCGGCGCGCGCTTGGCGAGTGCGGCCTGGACCGCCTGAAAGAAGGCCACGTCATCACGGATCCGCAGGGCCTTCTCGTGCGGCACTGCCAGGGCGAAGGCCTGCGACAGCTCGCGCACCGCACGGACGAAGCGGTCCTTGCCGTCCTTCTGCTTGAGGATGTGCTCCTGAGCTTCGGGCAGCAGAGCGAGCCTTTTTGCCGGCGTGCCGGTCGTCCAGCGCGACCGATCGAAGCCGTGGAAAAGGTCGCAGCAGACCTCGTACTTCTCCCGCATGACCGCGACCGCCTCGTCCTGGTCAAGCGCCGTGCGCCCAGTACCTCCGCTCTCGGTGTAGGTCGCGAGCGCGGCCTTGAGCTCGTGGGCGAGGCCCAGGTAATCCACCACCAGGCCGCCAGGCTTGTCCTTGAACACGCGGTTGACGCGCGCGATCGCCTGCATCAGCCCATGCCCGCGCATCGGCTTGTCCAGGTACATCGTGTGCAGGCTCGGCGCGTCGAAGCCGGTGAGCCACATGTCGCGCACGATAACGATGCGAAAGGGGTCATTGGGGTCGCGGAAGCGGTTGGCGAGCGCCTCCCGCCGCGCCTTATTGCGGATGTGCGCCTGCCAGTCCGGGGGGTCCGACGCCGAGCCGGTCATTACCACCTTGATCGCGCCCCGCTCGTCTGCCTCGCCGTGCCAGTCGGGACGTAGGGGCGGATGGCCATCCGCCCCTACACAAATGATGTTGTACAGCTCCACGCAGATGCGCCGGCTCATGCAGACAACCATCGCCTTTCCGTCCATCACTTCGAGGCGCTTGTCGAAGTGCTCGATGATGTCCTCGGCAACGAGCCGCAGGCGCTTCTCCGCCCCGACGATGGCCTCGAGCTGCGCCCACTTGGTCTTGAGTCTCTCCTTGCGCTCGACCTCCTCGCCCTCGGTCACCTCCTCGAACTCGCGGTCGATCTTCGGCCGCTCGGCCTCGTCGAGCGCGAGTCTGGCGAGCCGGCTTTCGTAGTAGATCGGAACGGTCGCGCCGTCCTCGACCGCGCGCTGGATGTCGTAAACACTGATGTAGTCACCGAAGACCGCGCGTGTGTTGGCATCGGCCTTCTCGATCGGCGTGCCGGTGAAACCGATGAACGAGGCGTTCGGCAGGGCATCGCGCATGTGCCGCGCGAAGCCGTCAATGAAGTCGTACTGACTGCGGTGCGCCTCGTCGGCGATCACGAAGGCTATGTGGTTGCCGAAGCAACAAGGAGAATGTCGCGAATCTCTCCAGGGCTCCTTGCGGCAGCCGAACGCCACTGGCCGAACCCGCCGTGCGCGTTCACGGCCTGCGTCCATTCGTCGAGATAGCGGCGCTTCACTTTGTCCTGTTCCGTATCCTGGCCCTTGGTTTCCAGAACCAGATAAGCACCGTTCTTCAGCCGCACCAGAAAATCGGGCCGGTACTTCCGCACAACGCCGCCATACACATAGAGCACTTCAAAGCCGAGATGATCGTTCTTGACCCAGGCGGCCACCGCGTCGCTATTGTCAAGCACGAACGCATCTGATGCCTCCCAGGTGCTGTCGTAAACGCAGACGTTGATGTGCGACTTGCGGGTTGGCGCGCAAGGCTTGCCCGTGTACCAGGTGCGCATGTCGTCCGTGGAGCGGATGGGATGATCACGATCGAAGACGGGGACGAGGCACTCGGTGTTCTCCTGCCGCACCGCCTCCCAGACGTGCTGGACGACCCGCGACATGTTGAGCGTGATGATCAGCCGCCGCCGCAGCTCGTCCTGGTAGAACAGCGGCGGCGAAATGGCGATGCGGTCGGAGCGGATGAACTGCTCGACGATCTGCACCAACTGCGCCAGCAAGACCTCCCGACTGCCCTGCCAGGTGTGCTTCATCTGGTCGAACACATCCCGCGCTGTCTCGAAAAATAATGCGCTGGGTGCGAAACTCCCGCGCCAGTCGCTCTAGCTCGATGCGATTGATCTTGGTCACGTCGGGCTTACCATCAATAACAGGCGCCAATTCAGCCACCGAGGGCGTCTGGGCGGCATTCAGTTCCAGCCCATCCACTCGTGCCCAATCCAGTACCAGCGTCGGTCGAAAAACGTGTTCGATCCGTATCACGTTGGGCCAGCGAATTTCAAATTCCGCTTTGGCTGGATCAGGTTCGACTGCGGTCTTGGGCGTTGGGGGCGGCGGCGGGCCGCCTTCGGTGCCTTCGTGTGGCAGGAAGGTGAAGGGTACGCCGAAAATGTTGACGTATTCGGGCTCGAACAGCCCCGTTTCCGGATTCACCTCGTACGACGTGCGCCGCAGACCGCGCCCTACCACCTGCTCGCACAGGAGCTGTGAGGTAAACGCGCGCAGTCCCATGATGTGGGTGACGGTCTTGGCGTCCCATCCCTCAGAGAGCATGCCGACGGAGATGACATTCTGGATCTTTTCGCCAGGCTGACCCACCTTACCGACCGTGTCCACCTTCTGGCGAAGCTGCTCCGCCTGGTCGGACTTAGTCAGCTTCCGCTCCGCCGGCCCATTCTCTTCTTGTTCCTCGCCATCCCCATTCGCGGCCGGCGGCTCAACAGGCCCGGCGGGCTCTTCCTGCGACTCCGCTTCGGCCAAGACCCTGGAGTCGATATGTAGGATGCGCTCCGGGTCGCACAGCTCCTCGATGTGAATGCTCTTTGAATCAAAGGCGTGCTTGACTCGCGCCGCGGTCTCGGTGCGGTTGCAGACGGTGATCATCACCGGCGGGGTGGGGAGCCGAGCCTCGCGCCATGCCTTCCACGCCTCGCGCCAGTCATAACCCAGCAGATAGTAGGCGTTGAGCACCAGGTCGGGAAGCGGCTCCTCGGGGTTGGCGCGGCGGTTGAGGTCGTCCTTGACCTCGGGGTCGTTATAAATGTGGTAGAGACGCGACTTGTACGTCTTGGCATCAGGTACCGCGTCGTCGCGCACCACCACACGCGGGGTCTTCACCAAGCCCGACTCGATGGCGTCGTTCAGGCCGAAGTCGCTGACGATCCAGCCGAAAAGGGCCTCCTCGCCGCTCCTCTTGCCCGAGGGCGCAAAAGGCGTGGCTGAAAAGTCGTAGCATTTCAGAATGCCGCGCGAACGGTGCAGCCTGTCCAGTCCTCCGATCCACACCGTGGCCTCTTCGGCGCTGTCCTTGAGATCACGCTGGCGCAGGTACTTGCCTTCCGCTTCCAAGTTCACCCGCCAGGCATGGTGTGCCTCGTCGTTGATGACCAGGATATTGCGGGCATTGGCCATCTCGCCCAGCACCTCGCGGGTGTAGGCCTCGTCGCTCTTCACGCCGCGCTTGTCCACGCTGCGGCGTTTTTTGATCTGCTCTTCGCTCTCCCAGGCCAGCGCGTGCCAGTTGCGCACCAGCACCTTGCCCTGGCGTAGCTTGTCGAGCAGGGCGGATGGTACGATGTCGAAGGCCTCGTAGTAGTTGCCCTCCGCTGCAGGCTCCAGCACCGCCAGCCGCTTCTTCACCGTCAGCCCCGGCGCGATCACCAGCACATTCTTGCAGAAGCGGGCGTCCTGTGGATTGGTCACCTTGTTCAGGATCTGCCAGACGATCACCATCGCCATCACGATGGTCTTGCCCG
Protein-coding sequences here:
- the gpmI gene encoding 2,3-bisphosphoglycerate-independent phosphoglycerate mutase; translated protein: MKNSSQVRPAMLVIMDGWGWREETEGSAIRLARTPFLDRIQKDYPFTLLKASGESVGLPEGQMGNSEVGHLNLGAGRIVYQELTRIDKAIRDGTFQENSVLRKAMESVLGSGRSLHLLGLVSDGGVHSQLGHLFALLRLARDLGVENVYLHAFLDGRDTLPTSGVRYLAQVQDEMNRLKCGKIASILGRYYAMDRDKRWDRVQIAYEALVRGEGIREQDPIRAVENAYERGETDEFVKPVVMVGESGDVLPRIHDGDAVIFFNFRADRARQLTRAFTEPAFSRFETGKRPGLATFVTMTQYDETFDLPVAFPPQRLEKILGEVVSLAGLGQFRIAETEKYAHVTYFFNGGEETPFPGEDRLLVPSPRDVPTYDLKPEMSAFQVADALVKRIETAQDALIVVNFANGDMVGHTGVLKAAIAACEAVDTCVGRVVEAWRKRGGAALVTADHGNAEVMIAPDGGPATAHTTNPVPLYFVDDLRKTATLRRGILADVAPTLLEVMGLPIPAEMTGRPLFE
- a CDS encoding ATP-binding cassette domain-containing protein → MDAPLLEFRDVSKEYRARRGFFDLRHRIVRAVDGVDIRIRSGEILGLVGESGCGKSTIARLALGLEPPTRGTVSYQGRELGRIKGKDAFAFRREVQMVFQDPFSSLNPKKTVFQTVREPLRIHGLCSPAEERERVKGLFAEVGIDAKALDRYPHEFSGGQRQRIGLARALATCPALVVADEPTSALDVSIQAQIVNLFLDLHERHRLSYLFISHDLPLVRFMSHRVAVMYQGRIVEVFPALDPCTSTFSAEVHHPYTRFLFNAVPVPDPSVRDRPEIQVRGYESAAEEEHEPNRGIGCPFAPRCDKKGDVCLMEIPKTVMIGPDHIIVCHFPS